In one Solanum dulcamara chromosome 1, daSolDulc1.2, whole genome shotgun sequence genomic region, the following are encoded:
- the LOC129885648 gene encoding uncharacterized protein LOC129885648, which translates to MSLIKPSSRYAKTSFDSSRSSTKSDPSSSIDLTSKTQNTALIKIKKGSNGVTQTTHQSNFSSMVKKFVEHKSATKQQKKGDLKLVIPVDFIAEDLKKTAKRGSGLSSLHKKLFKGSSSAAAGGVKKDEGSAKKALTEVKGNTRTLGMVLRSERELLSMNKEQEDQIVELKLMLEEKHREVEKLKDLCLKQREEIKSLKNSILFPDVMNSQVQDLLEKQGSELKQAKQLIPNLQRQVTSLTGQLQCLAEDLAEVKADKYAIRGSYDSFGSPPEYDQEEAANSLEFSSEDHTIPGSPDDMFLKDVNPCLTPYYAKTKSKEFDDFNSPDAKDLVKNNIQVYHEASYNSCARKLSKSSDCRQCSNTGNKATRAARSSHESKCTYGKQVHNKFY; encoded by the exons ATGTCTTTAATCAAGCCATCATCTCGCTATGCTAAAACATCTTTTGATTCTTCAAGATCTTCCACTAAATCTGACCCTTCTTCCTCTATAGACCTCACATCAAAAACCCAAAACACAGCTCTAATCAAAATCAAGAAAGGTTCAAATGGGGTTACTCAAACTACCCATCAATCCAATTTCAGCTCAATGGTCAAGAAATTTGTTGAACACAAATCTGCCACAAAGCAGCAGAAAAAGGGTGATTTGAAATTGGTTATTCCTGTGGATTTTATAGCtgaagatttgaagaaaacAGCGAAAAGGGGCAGTGGTTTGAGTTCTTTGCATAAGAAATTGTTTAAAGGTTCTTCTTCTGCTGCTGCTGGTGGTGTGAAAAAAGACGAAGGAAGCGCGAAGAAGGCGTTGACGGAGGTTAAGGGGAATACAAGGACATTAGGAATGGTTCTTAGAAGTGAGAGGGAGTTGTTAAGTATGAATAAGGAGCAGGAGGATCAGATTGTTGAGCTTAAGTTGATGCTCGAGGAGAAACATCGAGAG GTTGAGAAGCTTAAGGACCTGTGCTTAAAGCAAAGGGAAGAGATAAAGTCACTCAAAAATTCCATACTGTTCCCAGATGTTATGAATTCTCAAGTTCAGGATCTTTTGGAAAAGCAGGGTTCAGAACTCAAACAGGCAAAGCAGCTTATACCAAATCTTCAAAGGCAGGTCACTTCTCTTACCGGGCAACTACAATGCCTAGCCGAAGATCTCGCTGAG GTCAAAGCAGATAAATATGCTATAAGAGGGAGCTATGACTCTTTTGGTAGCCCTCCAGAATATGATCAAGAAGAAGCAGCTAATTCTCTG GAGTTCAGCTCTGAGGATCACACAATTCCCGGTAGTCCAGATGACATGTTTCTCAAGGATGTAAACCCCTGCTTAACACCTTATTATGCCAAGACAAAGTCCAAG GAATTTGATGACTTCAATTCTCCTGATGCTAAAGATTTGGTAAAAAACAACATTCAAGTGTATCATGAGGCCAGCTACAATTCCTGTGCAAGGAAGTTGTCGAAAAGTTCAGATTGTCGCCAATGTTCCAATACAGGCAACAAAGCAACTCGTGCAGCTCGCAGTTCTCATGAAAGCAAATGTACTTACGGAAAGCAGGTTCACAATAAGTTCTACTAA